CTAAAGAACCATAGCGAATAATTTTCATCCTCTACTATCTTTCTAATTCAAAAAGAGAGATAATCTCCGAATGGAAGATTTCACATTAGTTCAAGCTCTCATTATTTTTACTCTCATTACTTTCGCAGGATTTATCGACTCCATGGCCGGAGGTGGTGGCCTAATAACAATCCCTACTTATATTGCAACAGGTGTCCCTGCTCACCTTCTGCTTGGTACGAATAAATGTGTTTCATGTATTTCAAAATCACTTTCAATCATTCGCTATGTGAAGCGTGGCAAGATTGACTTTAAATTTATTCTACCTCCAACAATTGCAACTTTTAGTGCTTCTTTAATTGGTGCCCAACTTAGCACTATCCTTGAGTCAAAGCACATGGTCTATATTTTAATCTTAATCATTCCAATCATCTTCTTTATGAACCATCTAAAGAAGAAAAGAGAATTAATGGATCACTCTCCACTTGAAAAGATGCAGGTTCTTTTTCGCTCAGTTCTTATTGGACTAGTCATTGGTGGTTATGATGGCTTCTTCGGCCCAGGAACCGGAACATTTCTTATCATCTCAATGATGTTCTTTCTTCATTTCGACATACTTGATGCCTCACCTCATGCGGCATTTATGAACTACGTAAGTAATATTGCGGCCTTTATTACGTTCTTAATCAAGGGTGCTATTATGTGGAAGATTGTTGCAATCGCCCTGCCGGCAGGACTTCTTGGGAATTACCTCGGCTCAAGCCAAGTTATTAATGGCAATAAGGCCACAGTCACAACAGCATTTAATGTTGTTCTTGTGGGCCTTTTATTTAAGTCTATTTACGATATTAGTACGATGTAGGACAAGAAACTTTTCTAAGTTTAAAAGTGAAAGCGCGATCGATATTGCGAGCTTGAGATCTTAGTTCAACACTTCCCTCAAAGAAAGCTCCAACTTTATTAATTGAAAGCTTTAGGCGGTGATCAACTTTCTCATACATCTCTTTTTGCGAACGATACATATAAATATCCTC
The sequence above is a segment of the Halobacteriovorax sp. DA5 genome. Coding sequences within it:
- a CDS encoding TSUP family transporter — translated: MEDFTLVQALIIFTLITFAGFIDSMAGGGGLITIPTYIATGVPAHLLLGTNKCVSCISKSLSIIRYVKRGKIDFKFILPPTIATFSASLIGAQLSTILESKHMVYILILIIPIIFFMNHLKKKRELMDHSPLEKMQVLFRSVLIGLVIGGYDGFFGPGTGTFLIISMMFFLHFDILDASPHAAFMNYVSNIAAFITFLIKGAIMWKIVAIALPAGLLGNYLGSSQVINGNKATVTTAFNVVLVGLLFKSIYDISTM